The following are encoded together in the Buteo buteo chromosome 24, bButBut1.hap1.1, whole genome shotgun sequence genome:
- the DBN1 gene encoding drebrin isoform X2 — MAGVGFAAHRLELLASYQDVIGEDSPTDWALYTYEDGSDDLKLAASGGGGLLELSGHFEIQKVMYGFCSVKDPQAVLPKYVLVNWVGEDVPDARKCACASHVAKIAEFFQGVDVIVNASSVEDIDPGAIGQRLSNGLARVSSPVLHRLRLREDENAEPVGTTYQKTDATVEMKRLNREQFWEQAKKEEELRKEEERKKALDARLRFEQERMEQERLEQEERERRYREREEQIEEHRRKQQSMEAEEARQRLKEQSIFGEQQEEDDRQQLRKSESEVEEAAAIIAQRPDNPRDFFKQQERVASGSSDAVSPGSHRTGSWDPPGVQLLGAKPRAAAPQPTPAPRHTGPTAEAAPLPRAPRGGRAPRRGLRPHPRAPCTPRLGLAPRWALCPWGGGMQQAVPMRQAVPMGQTGTGLSCARGDDALPWDGAGCAHGIEGAQDRLCSWGRGGWGRLCPWGRRGQGRLRPGPRRILPVGQRGMGKAVPRIVWGCAHGAEGARWCLEPCGAVPP, encoded by the exons GGCCCTCTACACGTACGAGGATGGCTCTGATGACCTGAAGCTGGCAGCGTCAGGAG GCGGAGGTTTGCTGGAGCTCTCCGGCCACTTTGAGATCCAGAAGGTGATGTACGGCTTCTGCAGCGTCAAGGACCCCCAGGCTGTGCTCCCCAAATATGTCCTCGTCAACTGG GTGGGTGAGGACGTGCCGGACGCCCGCAAATGCGCCTGTGCCAGCCACGTGGCCAAGATCGCCGAGTTCTTCCAG GGCGTGGACGTCATCGTCAACGCCAGCAGCGTGGAGGACATCGACCCGGGGGCCATTGGGCAGCGGCTCTCCAACGGGCTGGCCCGCGTCTCCAGCCCGGTGCTGCACCGCCTGCGGCTGCGGGAGGACGAGAACGCCGAGCCTGTG GGCACCACTTACCAGAAAACCGACGCCACCGTGGAGATGAAGCGGCTCAACCGGGAGCAGTTCTGGGAACAGGCCAAG aaagaggaagaattgCGTAAGGAGGAGGAGCGGAAAAAGGCCCTGGACGCCCGGCTGCGGTTCGAGCAGGAGCGGATGGAGCAGGAAcggctggagcaggaggagcgGGAGCGACGCTACCGGGAGCGCGAGGAGCAGATCGAGGAGCACAG GCGGAAGCAGCAGAGCATGGAGGCAGAGGAGGCCCGGCAGCGCCTGAAGGAGCAGTCCATCTTC GGGGAGCAGCAAGAGGAGGACgacaggcagcagctcaggaaaTCAGAGTCAGAGGTGGAG GAGGCTGCTGCCATCATCGCTCAGCGGCCCGACAACCCCCGGGACTTCTTCAAGCAGCAGGAGCGGGTGGCATCGGGCAGCAGTGACGCCGTCTCACCGGGCAGCCACAGGAcag GTAGCTGGGATCCCCCGGGTGTGCAGCTCCTGGGGGCCAAgccgcgggcggccgccccacagcccaccccagccccacggcacaCCGGACCGACAGCGGAGGCAGCGCCCCTCCCGCGGGCACCCAGAGGGGGCCGGGCACCCAGGCGGGGGCTGCGCCCGCACCCACGGGCACCCTGCACGCCTCGGCTGGGGCTGGCCCCACGGTGGGCGCTGtgcccctggggtggggggatgcaGCAGGCTGTGCCCATGAGGCAG GCTGTGCCCATGGGACAGACGGGGACGGGGCTGAGCTGTGCCCGGGGAGATGATGCTCTGCCATGGgatggagcaggctgtgcccaTGGGATAGAGGGGGCCCAGGACAGGCTCTGCTCATGGGGCAGAGGTGGATGGGGCAGGCTGTGCCCGTGGGGCAGAAGGGGACAGGGCAGGCTGCGCCCTGGACCACGCAGGATTTTGCCCGTGGGGCAGCGCGGGATGGGAAAGGCTGTGCCCAGGATCGTGTGGGGCTGTGCCCATGGGGCAGAAGGGGCCAGATGGTGCCTGGAGCCATGTGGGGCTGTGCCCCCCTAG
- the DBN1 gene encoding drebrin isoform X1 gives MAGVGFAAHRLELLASYQDVIGEDSPTDWALYTYEDGSDDLKLAASGGGGLLELSGHFEIQKVMYGFCSVKDPQAVLPKYVLVNWVGEDVPDARKCACASHVAKIAEFFQGVDVIVNASSVEDIDPGAIGQRLSNGLARVSSPVLHRLRLREDENAEPVGTTYQKTDATVEMKRLNREQFWEQAKKEEELRKEEERKKALDARLRFEQERMEQERLEQEERERRYREREEQIEEHRRKQQSMEAEEARQRLKEQSIFGEQQEEDDRQQLRKSESEVEEAAAIIAQRPDNPRDFFKQQERVASGSSDAVSPGSHRTGSQSDAYRKASAAGCSPCESSPAATPLGEPGTRASGNETPATPKDSPSPSTQEAGPVIPEQHWPFPGPEDKATEPPGDEPSPRPVWTAGGDSLGDLMTLEPAEPSPLPVAAEPQPGETPNPESLIDLWQSDGATPPAAWPLPAAPVPEGPPATLPDEGTLLSLDELPEPPATFCDAEQEEEAAGGGETQPRGLGCQRAPQEDAQGQETPPITNGEMVPKDGTPGRGEQASEGYFSQSQEEEVPPPEEPSAKAPQPVFYNKPPEIDITCWDADPLPEEEESFGGGL, from the exons GGCCCTCTACACGTACGAGGATGGCTCTGATGACCTGAAGCTGGCAGCGTCAGGAG GCGGAGGTTTGCTGGAGCTCTCCGGCCACTTTGAGATCCAGAAGGTGATGTACGGCTTCTGCAGCGTCAAGGACCCCCAGGCTGTGCTCCCCAAATATGTCCTCGTCAACTGG GTGGGTGAGGACGTGCCGGACGCCCGCAAATGCGCCTGTGCCAGCCACGTGGCCAAGATCGCCGAGTTCTTCCAG GGCGTGGACGTCATCGTCAACGCCAGCAGCGTGGAGGACATCGACCCGGGGGCCATTGGGCAGCGGCTCTCCAACGGGCTGGCCCGCGTCTCCAGCCCGGTGCTGCACCGCCTGCGGCTGCGGGAGGACGAGAACGCCGAGCCTGTG GGCACCACTTACCAGAAAACCGACGCCACCGTGGAGATGAAGCGGCTCAACCGGGAGCAGTTCTGGGAACAGGCCAAG aaagaggaagaattgCGTAAGGAGGAGGAGCGGAAAAAGGCCCTGGACGCCCGGCTGCGGTTCGAGCAGGAGCGGATGGAGCAGGAAcggctggagcaggaggagcgGGAGCGACGCTACCGGGAGCGCGAGGAGCAGATCGAGGAGCACAG GCGGAAGCAGCAGAGCATGGAGGCAGAGGAGGCCCGGCAGCGCCTGAAGGAGCAGTCCATCTTC GGGGAGCAGCAAGAGGAGGACgacaggcagcagctcaggaaaTCAGAGTCAGAGGTGGAG GAGGCTGCTGCCATCATCGCTCAGCGGCCCGACAACCCCCGGGACTTCTTCAAGCAGCAGGAGCGGGTGGCATCGGGCAGCAGTGACGCCGTCTCACCGGGCAGCCACAGGAcag GCAGCCAGTCGGACGCCTACCGCAAGGCCTCGGCAGCGGGCTGCAGCCCCTGCGAGTCCAGCCCGGCCGCCACGCCGCTGGGCGAGCCGGGCACCCGCGCGTCGGGCAACGAGACGCCGGCAACGCCCAAAG actcccccagccccagcacccaggaGGCCGGGCCAGTCATCCCTGAGCAGCACTGGCCCTTCCCAGGGCCCGAGGACAAGGCCACCGAGCCCCCCGGGGACGAGCCCAGCCCCAGGCCGGTGTGGACAGCAGGGGGTGACTCCCTGGGGGACCTGATGACCCTGGAGCCTGCCGAACCCTCCCCGTTACCTGTGGCTGCCGAGCCCCAGCCGGGGGAGACCCCCAACCCCGAGAGCCTCATCGACCTGTGGCAGAGCGACGGGGCGACCCCCCCCGCTGCCtggcccctgcctgctgcccctgTCCCCGAGGGCCCCCCGGCCACGCTGCCCGACGAGGGGACCCTGCTGAGCCTGGACGAGCTGCCCGAGCCCCCTGCCACCTTCTGCGACgcggagcaggaggaggaggcagccggTGGGGGTGAGACCCAGCCCCGGGGGCTCGGCTGCCAGCGTGCCCCCCAGGAGGACGCCCAGGGCCAAGAGACCCCCCCCATCACCAATGGGGAGATGGTCCCCAAGGATGGGACGCCGGGTCGTGGGGAGCAG gCCAGCGAGGGCTATTTCAGCCAGtcccaggaggaggaggtacCCCCCCCCGAGGAGCCATCGGCCAAAGCCCCCCAACCCGTCTTCTACAACAAGCCCCCAG AGATTGACATCACATGCTGGGATGCGGACCCCCTgcccgaggaggaggagagcttcGGGGGGGGCCTGTAA
- the PRR7 gene encoding LOW QUALITY PROTEIN: proline-rich protein 7 (The sequence of the model RefSeq protein was modified relative to this genomic sequence to represent the inferred CDS: deleted 3 bases in 2 codons) produces the protein MVMSQGTYTFLTCFAGFWLIWGLIVLLCCFCSYLRRRVKRQQEERLREQSLRALELEPLHYEGYGGSPPGIAIPHRLRLEPHHHHPHHIPPPRPWSCRHGKEQGGALGSPLRASPPPPFFWGGGVIWHESRGTALTAAGVRGGLCLAESDLSKPPCYEEALLMAEPPPPYSEVLMDTRGLYRKINAPFLSHERLEKQEQPPSYKPLFLDAGYGSALHLPRSASPGPACPDLYLQAECSPRMFPSWTDSELSSRDTYEPGPWHLPVSMPLFGRTTAV, from the exons ATGGTGATGTCCCAGGGCACCTACACCTTCCTCACCTGCTTCGCGGGCTTCTGGCTCATCTGGGGGCTCAtcgtgctgctgtgctgcttctgcagctacCTGCGGCGGCGGGTGAAGCGGCAGCAGGAGGAGCGGCTGCGGGAGCAGAGCCTGCGCGCGCTGGAGCTGGAGCCGCTGCACTACGAGGGTTAcgggggcagcccccccggcaTCGCCATTCCCCACCGCCTCCGCCTCGAGCCCCACCATCATCACCCCCACCACATcccgcccccccggccctggAGCTGCCGGCACGGTAAGGAGCAGGGAGGGGCTCTCGGC TCCCCGCTGCGTgcgtctcccccccccccttttttttggggggggggtgtgataTGGCACGAGAGCCGGGGCACAGCACTGACGGCAgcgggggtccgg ggggggctttgcCTTGCAGAGTCAGACCTGTCGAAGCCGCCCTGCTACGAGGAGGCGCTGCTGATGGCGGAGCCCCCCCCGCCGTACAGCGAGGTGCTGATGGACACGCGGGGGCTCTACCGCAAAATCAACGCCCCCTTCCTGAGCCACGAGCGGCTGGagaagcaggagcagcccccCAGCTACAAACCCCTTTTCCTGGACGCCGGCTACGGTTCGGCACTGCACCTGCCCCGCTCGGCCAGCCCCGGTCCTGCCTGCCCGGACCTCTACCTGCAGGCAGAATGTTCCCCCCGCATGTTTCCCAGCTGGACGGACTCGGAGCTCAGCAGCAGGGACACCTACGAGCCGGGACCCTGGCACCTCCCGGTCTCCATGCCCCTCTTCGGCAGGACTACCGCTGTCTAA
- the GRK6 gene encoding G protein-coupled receptor kinase 6 isoform X4, whose product MYACKKLEKKRIKKRKGEAMALNEKQILEKVNSRFVVSLAYAYETKDALCLVLTLMNGGDLKFHIYHMGEAGFEEPRAAFYAAEICCGLEDLHQERIVYRDLKPENILLDDHGHIRISDLGLAVHVPEGQTIKGRVGTVGYMAPEVVKNERYTFSPDWWALGCLVYEMIEGQSPFQQRKKKIKREEVERLVKEVQEEYSEKFSPCARSLCTMLLCKDPLERLGCRGAGAKEVKEHPLFKHLNFRRLEAGMLDPPFKPDPQAIYCKDVLDIEQFSTVKGVELEPTDNDFYQKFATGSVPIPWQNEMIETECFKELNVFSTDGMVPPDLDWKGQPSPQPKKGLLQRLFSRQDCCGNCSDSEEEPTRL is encoded by the exons ATGTATGCCTGCaagaagctggagaagaaaCGGATCAAAAAGCGGAAGGGAGAGGCCATGGCCCTGAATGAGAAACAGATCCTGGAAAAAGTGAACAGTAGGTTTGTA GTGAGCTTAGCCTATGCATATGAAACTAAAGATGCTCTCTGCCTAGTGCTGACCCTCATGAATGGAGGGGACCTCAAGTTCCATATCTACCACATGGGAGAAGCTGGCTTCGAGGAGCCCCGGGCAGCTTTCTACGCTGCCGAGATCTGCTGTGGCCTCGAGGACTTGCACCAGGAGAGGATAGTGTACAG GGACCTGAAGCCAGAGAACATATTGCTGGATGACCATG GTCACATCCGTATCTCAGACCTGGGGCTAGCTGTGCACGTGCCTGAGGGCCAAACAATCAAGGGCCGGGTGGGGACAGTTGGCTACATGG CTCCGGAGGTGGTGAAGAACGAGCGCTACACGTTCAGCCCAGACTGGTGGGCTCTAGGCTGCCTGGTGTACGAGATGATCGAGGGACAGTCCCCCTTCCAGCAGCGCAAGAAGAAGATCAAGCGGGAGGAGGTGGAGCGGTTGGTGAAGGAAGTGCAGGAGGAGTACTCAGAGAAGTTCTCGCCCTGTGCCCGCTCCCTCTGCACCATG CTCCTGTGCAAAGACCCTCTGGAGCGCCTGGGGTGCCGAGGAGCTGGGGCCAAGGAAGTGAAGGAGCACCCTCTCTTCAAGCACCTCAACTTCAGGAGGCTGGAAGCAGGCATGCTGGACCCCCCCTTCAAGCCAGAT CCCCAGGCCATCTACTGCAAGGATGTTCTAGACATCGAGCAGTTCTCCACAGTGAAAGGGGTGGAGCTGGAGCCCACAGACAACGACTTCTACCAGAAGTTTGCCACGGGAAGTGTGCCCATTCCTTGGCAGAATGAG ATGATCGAGACGGAGTGTTTTAAGGAGCTGAATGTCTTTAGCACAGATGGCATGGTGCCCCCAGACCTGGATTGGAAAGGGCAGCCTTCTCCGCAGCCCAAAAAAGGGTTACTCCAGCGCTTATTCAGCAGACAG GACTGTTGTGGAAACTGCAGCGACAGTGAGGAAGAGCCCACCCGGCTGTAG
- the GRK6 gene encoding G protein-coupled receptor kinase 6 isoform X1: MELENIVANTVLLKAREGGGGNRKGKSKKWRQMLQFPHISLCEDLRQTLERDYHSLCEKQPIGHMLFRQFCETRPELSRCVKFLDAVAGYEVAPDEKRKECGQHLIEKYLKPNSEDHVPEVPSQLVDACCERLEQEPSKELFKESTKLIHDYLSVAPFADYLDSLYFNRFLQWKWLERQPVTKNTFRQYRVLGKGGFGEVCACQVRATGKMYACKKLEKKRIKKRKGEAMALNEKQILEKVNSRFVVSLAYAYETKDALCLVLTLMNGGDLKFHIYHMGEAGFEEPRAAFYAAEICCGLEDLHQERIVYRDLKPENILLDDHGHIRISDLGLAVHVPEGQTIKGRVGTVGYMAPEVVKNERYTFSPDWWALGCLVYEMIEGQSPFQQRKKKIKREEVERLVKEVQEEYSEKFSPCARSLCTMLLCKDPLERLGCRGAGAKEVKEHPLFKHLNFRRLEAGMLDPPFKPDPQAIYCKDVLDIEQFSTVKGVELEPTDNDFYQKFATGSVPIPWQNEMIETECFKELNVFSTDGMVPPDLDWKGQPSPQPKKGLLQRLFSRQDCCGNCSDSEEEPTRL; the protein is encoded by the exons ATGGAGCTGGAGAACATCGTCGCCAACACCGTCCTCCTCAAGGCCCGCGAAG GTGGTGGCGGAAACCGGAAAGGCAAAAGTAAGAAATGGCGCCAGATGCTGCAGTTCCCCCACATTAGCCTCTGCGAGGATCTTCGACAAACCCTTG AGCGGGACTACCACAGCCTGTGCGAGAAGCAGCCCATCGGGCACATGCTCTTTCGGCAGTTCTGCGAGACACGACCTGAGCTGTCACGCTGTGTCAAGTTCCTGGATGCCGTG GCAGGGTATGAAGTGGCTCCAGATGAGAAGCGGAAGGAATGCGGGCAGCACCTGATTGAAAAGTACTTGAAGCCAAAC AGTGAGGACCATGTGCCTGAAGTCCCCTCGCAGCTGGTGGATGCATGTTGTGAGAGGCTGGAGCAGGAACCTTCCAAGGAGCTCTTCAAGGAATCCACTAA GCTTATCCACGACTACCTGAGTGTGGCTCCCTTTGCCGACTACCTCGACAGCTTGTACTTCAACCGCTTCCTGCAGTGGAAATGGCTGGAACG GCAGCCAGTGACCAAAAACACTTTCCGCCAGTACCGTGTGCTGGGCAAGGGCGGTTTTGGGGAG GTTTGTGCCTGCCAAGTGCGTGCCACAGGAAAGATGTATGCCTGCaagaagctggagaagaaaCGGATCAAAAAGCGGAAGGGAGAGGCCATGGCCCTGAATGAGAAACAGATCCTGGAAAAAGTGAACAGTAGGTTTGTA GTGAGCTTAGCCTATGCATATGAAACTAAAGATGCTCTCTGCCTAGTGCTGACCCTCATGAATGGAGGGGACCTCAAGTTCCATATCTACCACATGGGAGAAGCTGGCTTCGAGGAGCCCCGGGCAGCTTTCTACGCTGCCGAGATCTGCTGTGGCCTCGAGGACTTGCACCAGGAGAGGATAGTGTACAG GGACCTGAAGCCAGAGAACATATTGCTGGATGACCATG GTCACATCCGTATCTCAGACCTGGGGCTAGCTGTGCACGTGCCTGAGGGCCAAACAATCAAGGGCCGGGTGGGGACAGTTGGCTACATGG CTCCGGAGGTGGTGAAGAACGAGCGCTACACGTTCAGCCCAGACTGGTGGGCTCTAGGCTGCCTGGTGTACGAGATGATCGAGGGACAGTCCCCCTTCCAGCAGCGCAAGAAGAAGATCAAGCGGGAGGAGGTGGAGCGGTTGGTGAAGGAAGTGCAGGAGGAGTACTCAGAGAAGTTCTCGCCCTGTGCCCGCTCCCTCTGCACCATG CTCCTGTGCAAAGACCCTCTGGAGCGCCTGGGGTGCCGAGGAGCTGGGGCCAAGGAAGTGAAGGAGCACCCTCTCTTCAAGCACCTCAACTTCAGGAGGCTGGAAGCAGGCATGCTGGACCCCCCCTTCAAGCCAGAT CCCCAGGCCATCTACTGCAAGGATGTTCTAGACATCGAGCAGTTCTCCACAGTGAAAGGGGTGGAGCTGGAGCCCACAGACAACGACTTCTACCAGAAGTTTGCCACGGGAAGTGTGCCCATTCCTTGGCAGAATGAG ATGATCGAGACGGAGTGTTTTAAGGAGCTGAATGTCTTTAGCACAGATGGCATGGTGCCCCCAGACCTGGATTGGAAAGGGCAGCCTTCTCCGCAGCCCAAAAAAGGGTTACTCCAGCGCTTATTCAGCAGACAG GACTGTTGTGGAAACTGCAGCGACAGTGAGGAAGAGCCCACCCGGCTGTAG
- the GRK6 gene encoding G protein-coupled receptor kinase 6 isoform X3, whose protein sequence is MELENIVANTVLLKAREGGGGNRKGKSKKWRQMLQFPHISLCEDLRQTLERDYHSLCEKQPIGHMLFRQFCETRPELSRCVKFLDAVAGYEVAPDEKRKECGQHLIEKYLKPNSEDHVPEVPSQLVDACCERLEQEPSKELFKESTKLIHDYLSVAPFADYLDSLYFNRFLQWKWLERQPVTKNTFRQYRVLGKGGFGEVCACQVRATGKMYACKKLEKKRIKKRKGEAMALNEKQILEKVNMLTLMNGGDLKFHIYHMGEAGFEEPRAAFYAAEICCGLEDLHQERIVYRDLKPENILLDDHGHIRISDLGLAVHVPEGQTIKGRVGTVGYMAPEVVKNERYTFSPDWWALGCLVYEMIEGQSPFQQRKKKIKREEVERLVKEVQEEYSEKFSPCARSLCTMLLCKDPLERLGCRGAGAKEVKEHPLFKHLNFRRLEAGMLDPPFKPDPQAIYCKDVLDIEQFSTVKGVELEPTDNDFYQKFATGSVPIPWQNEMIETECFKELNVFSTDGMVPPDLDWKGQPSPQPKKGLLQRLFSRQDCCGNCSDSEEEPTRL, encoded by the exons ATGGAGCTGGAGAACATCGTCGCCAACACCGTCCTCCTCAAGGCCCGCGAAG GTGGTGGCGGAAACCGGAAAGGCAAAAGTAAGAAATGGCGCCAGATGCTGCAGTTCCCCCACATTAGCCTCTGCGAGGATCTTCGACAAACCCTTG AGCGGGACTACCACAGCCTGTGCGAGAAGCAGCCCATCGGGCACATGCTCTTTCGGCAGTTCTGCGAGACACGACCTGAGCTGTCACGCTGTGTCAAGTTCCTGGATGCCGTG GCAGGGTATGAAGTGGCTCCAGATGAGAAGCGGAAGGAATGCGGGCAGCACCTGATTGAAAAGTACTTGAAGCCAAAC AGTGAGGACCATGTGCCTGAAGTCCCCTCGCAGCTGGTGGATGCATGTTGTGAGAGGCTGGAGCAGGAACCTTCCAAGGAGCTCTTCAAGGAATCCACTAA GCTTATCCACGACTACCTGAGTGTGGCTCCCTTTGCCGACTACCTCGACAGCTTGTACTTCAACCGCTTCCTGCAGTGGAAATGGCTGGAACG GCAGCCAGTGACCAAAAACACTTTCCGCCAGTACCGTGTGCTGGGCAAGGGCGGTTTTGGGGAG GTTTGTGCCTGCCAAGTGCGTGCCACAGGAAAGATGTATGCCTGCaagaagctggagaagaaaCGGATCAAAAAGCGGAAGGGAGAGGCCATGGCCCTGAATGAGAAACAGATCCTGGAAAAAGTGAACA TGCTGACCCTCATGAATGGAGGGGACCTCAAGTTCCATATCTACCACATGGGAGAAGCTGGCTTCGAGGAGCCCCGGGCAGCTTTCTACGCTGCCGAGATCTGCTGTGGCCTCGAGGACTTGCACCAGGAGAGGATAGTGTACAG GGACCTGAAGCCAGAGAACATATTGCTGGATGACCATG GTCACATCCGTATCTCAGACCTGGGGCTAGCTGTGCACGTGCCTGAGGGCCAAACAATCAAGGGCCGGGTGGGGACAGTTGGCTACATGG CTCCGGAGGTGGTGAAGAACGAGCGCTACACGTTCAGCCCAGACTGGTGGGCTCTAGGCTGCCTGGTGTACGAGATGATCGAGGGACAGTCCCCCTTCCAGCAGCGCAAGAAGAAGATCAAGCGGGAGGAGGTGGAGCGGTTGGTGAAGGAAGTGCAGGAGGAGTACTCAGAGAAGTTCTCGCCCTGTGCCCGCTCCCTCTGCACCATG CTCCTGTGCAAAGACCCTCTGGAGCGCCTGGGGTGCCGAGGAGCTGGGGCCAAGGAAGTGAAGGAGCACCCTCTCTTCAAGCACCTCAACTTCAGGAGGCTGGAAGCAGGCATGCTGGACCCCCCCTTCAAGCCAGAT CCCCAGGCCATCTACTGCAAGGATGTTCTAGACATCGAGCAGTTCTCCACAGTGAAAGGGGTGGAGCTGGAGCCCACAGACAACGACTTCTACCAGAAGTTTGCCACGGGAAGTGTGCCCATTCCTTGGCAGAATGAG ATGATCGAGACGGAGTGTTTTAAGGAGCTGAATGTCTTTAGCACAGATGGCATGGTGCCCCCAGACCTGGATTGGAAAGGGCAGCCTTCTCCGCAGCCCAAAAAAGGGTTACTCCAGCGCTTATTCAGCAGACAG GACTGTTGTGGAAACTGCAGCGACAGTGAGGAAGAGCCCACCCGGCTGTAG
- the GRK6 gene encoding G protein-coupled receptor kinase 6 isoform X2 has product MELENIVANTVLLKAREGGGGNRKGKSKKWRQMLQFPHISLCEDLRQTLERDYHSLCEKQPIGHMLFRQFCETRPELSRCVKFLDAVAGYEVAPDEKRKECGQHLIEKYLKPNSEDHVPEVPSQLVDACCERLEQEPSKELFKESTKLIHDYLSVAPFADYLDSLYFNRFLQWKWLERQPVTKNTFRQYRVLGKGGFGEVCACQVRATGKMYACKKLEKKRIKKRKGEAMALNEKQILEKVNSRFVVSLAYAYETKDALCLVLTLMNGGDLKFHIYHMGEAGFEEPRAAFYAAEICCGLEDLHQERIVYRDLKPENILLDDHGHIRISDLGLAVHVPEGQTIKGRVGTVGYMAPEVVKNERYTFSPDWWALGCLVYEMIEGQSPFQQRKKKIKREEVERLVKEVQEEYSEKFSPCARSLCTMLLCKDPLERLGCRGAGAKEVKEHPLFKHLNFRRLEAGMLDPPFKPDPQAIYCKDVLDIEQFSTVKGVELEPTDNDFYQKFATGSVPIPWQNEMIETECFKELNVFSTDGMVPPDLDWKGQPSPQPKKGLLQRLFSRQR; this is encoded by the exons ATGGAGCTGGAGAACATCGTCGCCAACACCGTCCTCCTCAAGGCCCGCGAAG GTGGTGGCGGAAACCGGAAAGGCAAAAGTAAGAAATGGCGCCAGATGCTGCAGTTCCCCCACATTAGCCTCTGCGAGGATCTTCGACAAACCCTTG AGCGGGACTACCACAGCCTGTGCGAGAAGCAGCCCATCGGGCACATGCTCTTTCGGCAGTTCTGCGAGACACGACCTGAGCTGTCACGCTGTGTCAAGTTCCTGGATGCCGTG GCAGGGTATGAAGTGGCTCCAGATGAGAAGCGGAAGGAATGCGGGCAGCACCTGATTGAAAAGTACTTGAAGCCAAAC AGTGAGGACCATGTGCCTGAAGTCCCCTCGCAGCTGGTGGATGCATGTTGTGAGAGGCTGGAGCAGGAACCTTCCAAGGAGCTCTTCAAGGAATCCACTAA GCTTATCCACGACTACCTGAGTGTGGCTCCCTTTGCCGACTACCTCGACAGCTTGTACTTCAACCGCTTCCTGCAGTGGAAATGGCTGGAACG GCAGCCAGTGACCAAAAACACTTTCCGCCAGTACCGTGTGCTGGGCAAGGGCGGTTTTGGGGAG GTTTGTGCCTGCCAAGTGCGTGCCACAGGAAAGATGTATGCCTGCaagaagctggagaagaaaCGGATCAAAAAGCGGAAGGGAGAGGCCATGGCCCTGAATGAGAAACAGATCCTGGAAAAAGTGAACAGTAGGTTTGTA GTGAGCTTAGCCTATGCATATGAAACTAAAGATGCTCTCTGCCTAGTGCTGACCCTCATGAATGGAGGGGACCTCAAGTTCCATATCTACCACATGGGAGAAGCTGGCTTCGAGGAGCCCCGGGCAGCTTTCTACGCTGCCGAGATCTGCTGTGGCCTCGAGGACTTGCACCAGGAGAGGATAGTGTACAG GGACCTGAAGCCAGAGAACATATTGCTGGATGACCATG GTCACATCCGTATCTCAGACCTGGGGCTAGCTGTGCACGTGCCTGAGGGCCAAACAATCAAGGGCCGGGTGGGGACAGTTGGCTACATGG CTCCGGAGGTGGTGAAGAACGAGCGCTACACGTTCAGCCCAGACTGGTGGGCTCTAGGCTGCCTGGTGTACGAGATGATCGAGGGACAGTCCCCCTTCCAGCAGCGCAAGAAGAAGATCAAGCGGGAGGAGGTGGAGCGGTTGGTGAAGGAAGTGCAGGAGGAGTACTCAGAGAAGTTCTCGCCCTGTGCCCGCTCCCTCTGCACCATG CTCCTGTGCAAAGACCCTCTGGAGCGCCTGGGGTGCCGAGGAGCTGGGGCCAAGGAAGTGAAGGAGCACCCTCTCTTCAAGCACCTCAACTTCAGGAGGCTGGAAGCAGGCATGCTGGACCCCCCCTTCAAGCCAGAT CCCCAGGCCATCTACTGCAAGGATGTTCTAGACATCGAGCAGTTCTCCACAGTGAAAGGGGTGGAGCTGGAGCCCACAGACAACGACTTCTACCAGAAGTTTGCCACGGGAAGTGTGCCCATTCCTTGGCAGAATGAG ATGATCGAGACGGAGTGTTTTAAGGAGCTGAATGTCTTTAGCACAGATGGCATGGTGCCCCCAGACCTGGATTGGAAAGGGCAGCCTTCTCCGCAGCCCAAAAAAGGGTTACTCCAGCGCTTATTCAGCAGACAG agGTGA